From Candidatus Sulfotelmatobacter sp.:
CATCTTGTCCGGCAGATTGGGGACCACGCACAGGAACTCGAACTTCTCGCCGCCCTGCACTTCGTACCAGTGCGGAGTGCCGGCCGGGATGTAGACCACGTCGCCGGCGCTGACCTCGCGCACCTGGTCGCCGATGCCGAGCTTCGCGCGCCCGCAGAGCACGTACTGCTCGTGCTCGACGGTGTTGGTGTGCGCGGGGATTCCACCGCCCGGTTCCATGATGAATCGCCGCATCGCAAAGTGCGGGCCCTCGTCGGGGCCGATCAGGATCTGGCGCGTGGTGCCCCGGCCGGCGCTGACCGGCTCGGCGGGAACCTTCGACGCTTGCTTGATGGACATGGCGCCTCCTTCCCAGGGGTTGCGATCGCGGCAGGGGAGCATAGCGGGGAACGAGGGCCGGCGCACGAGCGGGGCCAGCCCCGTGGCGCGAACGCGGAAGCCGGCTCGACAGGCGCGGCCCCAGCGCCTAAGTTTCCGAGTTCGGCGGGCCCGGATGGGCCTCGAGACACGCTCACGAAACGGGACCTCCGATGGGACGCATCTTCGAAACTCGCAAAGCCACGATGTTCGCGCGCTGGGACAAGATGTCCAAGGCGTTCGCGCGCATCGGCAAGGAAATCACGATCGCGGTCAAGGCCGGCGGCCCGAACCCGGATTCCAATCCGTCGTTGCGCCGCATCATGCAAAACGCGCGCGCCATCAACATGCCCAAGGACAAGGTCGAGGCGGCGATCAAGCGCGCTTCGGGCCAGGGCCAGGCGAATTTCGACGAGATCCTCTACGAGGGCTACGGGCCGCACGGCATCGCGGTGATCGTCGAGTGCGCGACCGACAATCCGGTCCGCACCGTGTCCAACATCCGCAACCATTTCACCAAGGGCGGCGGCAATCTGGCCCAGACCGGCAGCGTGAGCTTCCAGTTCAAGAAGATGGGCGTGTTCCGGTTGAAGCCGGAAGGCATCAATGCCGAGGAGCTGGAACTCGACCTGATCGATCACGGTCTCGAGGAGATGGGCGAGAGCATCAGCGACAAGGGCGAGCCTCAGCTCCTGATCCGTTGCGCGTTCGCCGACTTCGGCAAGATGCAGAAGGCGCTCGAGAGCCGCCACCTCACGCCGATCTCGGCCGAGGCCGAGTACGTCGCCACCACGCCGATGCAGCTGCCCGAGAACCAGGCCACCGAGGTGCTGCGCATGGTGGACTTGCTCGAGCAGGACGAAGACGTGCAGAAGGTCTTCCACAATCTTGCGTAGAGGGCTGGTCCTTCTGGCCGCGCTCCTCGCCCCCTCCGTGCACGCGCAGAATGCTTCGACGACTCCGCCGGTGACGCCGCCCACGCTCGAGCAGGTGCGGGCCGAGATGGGCATTCCGTCGCGCGCGCTGGATCTGCGCGGGCAGCGGGACTCGATCGGCTTCGCGTACCGCGCCGATCAGATGGCGCGAGTGTGGGAGCTTTCGGCCTCCGGGCCTTCGCCCGACTCGCTCGGCCTGGCACCCGCGCCCGGCGTTCCGGCGGTGATCTGCCCGCACGACGACTACCTGTACGCCGGCCGCGTCTATCGCAAGGTGCTGCCGCTGATCACCGCGAAGACCGTGGTGCTGGTGGGCGTGTTCCATCGCTACCGCCGCTTCGCGCCCACCGAGCGGCTGGTGTTCGATCCCTATCGCGCCTGGCGGACCCCCGACGGCGAAGTGCCGGTCTCGAGGCTGCG
This genomic window contains:
- a CDS encoding cupin domain-containing protein; its protein translation is MSIKQASKVPAEPVSAGRGTTRQILIGPDEGPHFAMRRFIMEPGGGIPAHTNTVEHEQYVLCGRAKLGIGDQVREVSAGDVVYIPAGTPHWYEVQGGEKFEFLCVVPNLPDKMEMSKK
- a CDS encoding YebC/PmpR family DNA-binding transcriptional regulator, whose amino-acid sequence is MGRIFETRKATMFARWDKMSKAFARIGKEITIAVKAGGPNPDSNPSLRRIMQNARAINMPKDKVEAAIKRASGQGQANFDEILYEGYGPHGIAVIVECATDNPVRTVSNIRNHFTKGGGNLAQTGSVSFQFKKMGVFRLKPEGINAEELELDLIDHGLEEMGESISDKGEPQLLIRCAFADFGKMQKALESRHLTPISAEAEYVATTPMQLPENQATEVLRMVDLLEQDEDVQKVFHNLA